A window from Pseudomonas sp. MRSN 12121 encodes these proteins:
- the serS gene encoding serine--tRNA ligase → MLDSKLLRSNLQDVADRLASRGFALDVARIEALEEQRKTVQTRTEQLQAERNARSKSIGQAKQRGEDIAPLMADVERMGNELTSGKAELEGIQTELDSILQGIPNLPHESVPVGADEEGNVEVRRWGTPTAFDFPILDHVALGEKNGWLDFETAAKLSGARFALLRGPIARLHRALAQFMINLHTSEHGYEEAYTPYLVQAPALMGTGQLPKFEEDLFKIGRENEADLYLIPTAEVSLTNIVAGEILDPKQLPIKFVAHTPCFRSEAGSSGRDTRGMIRQHQFDKVEMVQIVEPSTSMEALEGLTANAEKVLQLLGLPYRVLALCTGDMGFSAVKTYDLEVWVPSQDKYREISSCSNCGDFQARRMQARFRNPETGKPELVHTLNGSGLAVGRTLVAVLENYQQADGSIRVPDVLKPYMGGVEVIG, encoded by the coding sequence ATGCTCGATTCCAAACTGTTACGTAGCAACCTTCAGGACGTAGCGGACCGCCTGGCATCCCGTGGCTTTGCCCTGGATGTAGCACGCATCGAAGCGCTGGAGGAACAGCGCAAGACCGTCCAGACCCGCACCGAACAACTGCAGGCCGAACGTAACGCGCGCTCCAAGTCCATCGGTCAGGCCAAGCAGCGTGGTGAAGATATCGCGCCGCTGATGGCCGACGTCGAGCGCATGGGGAACGAGCTGACCTCCGGCAAGGCCGAGCTGGAAGGCATCCAGACCGAGCTGGACTCGATCCTGCAGGGGATTCCGAACCTGCCTCACGAGTCCGTGCCGGTAGGTGCCGACGAAGAAGGTAACGTCGAAGTGCGCCGCTGGGGCACGCCGACGGCCTTTGACTTCCCGATCCTGGACCACGTTGCCCTGGGCGAAAAAAACGGCTGGCTGGACTTCGAGACCGCGGCCAAGCTGTCGGGCGCGCGGTTTGCCCTGCTGCGCGGACCGATTGCCCGTCTGCACCGCGCCCTGGCACAGTTCATGATCAACCTGCATACCAGCGAGCACGGCTATGAAGAAGCCTACACGCCTTACCTGGTGCAGGCGCCGGCCCTGATGGGGACCGGCCAGTTGCCGAAGTTCGAAGAGGACCTGTTCAAGATCGGCCGTGAAAACGAAGCCGACCTGTACCTGATCCCGACCGCCGAAGTGTCGCTGACCAATATCGTGGCGGGCGAGATCCTCGATCCGAAGCAACTGCCGATCAAGTTCGTCGCCCATACCCCGTGCTTCCGTAGCGAAGCCGGTTCGTCGGGCCGCGACACCCGCGGCATGATCCGCCAGCACCAGTTCGACAAGGTCGAGATGGTGCAGATCGTCGAGCCGTCGACCTCCATGGAAGCCCTGGAAGGCCTGACCGCCAATGCCGAGAAGGTCCTGCAACTGCTGGGCCTGCCTTATCGCGTCCTGGCGTTGTGCACCGGCGACATGGGCTTCAGCGCGGTGAAGACCTACGACCTGGAAGTCTGGGTGCCGAGCCAGGACAAATACCGGGAAATCTCGTCGTGCTCCAACTGCGGCGATTTCCAGGCCCGCCGCATGCAGGCGCGTTTCCGTAACCCGGAAACCGGCAAGCCGGAGCTGGTCCACACCCTGAACGGTTCCGGCTTGGCGGTCGGTCGTACCCTGGTGGCGGTGCTGGAGAACTATCAGCAGGCCGACGGTTCGATCCGTGTGCCTGACGTGCTCAAGCCTTACATGGGCGGTGTCGAGGTCATCGGCTAA
- the tusB gene encoding sulfurtransferase complex subunit TusB — MSTLHVLSHSPFTDSRLGSCLRLLGPQDAILLCGDAVYALQPGSAPLATLQAHGEGLKLYVLAEDHQARGLEVPAWATSVDYPGFVELSIHYAKVNSWL; from the coding sequence ATGTCGACCTTGCATGTGCTGTCCCATTCGCCTTTCACCGACTCCCGGCTGGGCAGTTGCCTGCGCCTGCTGGGCCCACAGGACGCCATCCTGCTGTGTGGCGACGCCGTGTATGCCTTGCAGCCTGGCAGCGCACCGCTGGCGACCCTGCAGGCGCACGGCGAGGGGCTGAAGCTCTACGTGCTGGCCGAAGACCACCAGGCCCGCGGCCTGGAAGTGCCGGCCTGGGCCACGAGCGTCGATTACCCGGGGTTCGTCGAGTTGTCGATCCACTACGCCAAGGTCAACAGCTGGTTATGA
- a CDS encoding YoaK family protein yields MLPSSPHSLGNPRLLRRQRWQGRIGLCLVASLSVLAGMTDAIGFMATGDFVSFMSGNTTRLAVAISDADLALVLHLVLLVLTFIAGNALGIVISRLGRRRALPLLLCIAVLLGVAAAWPFAERLPALLAAIVAMGMLNAAVEEVNGLPVGLTYVTGALSRFGRGLGRWLLGERRNGWRVQLVPWTGMFAGAVLGAILEHHFGLKALFASALLSATLGLLSLKIPHRWQLGYTPR; encoded by the coding sequence ATGCTGCCCTCTTCCCCCCACTCTCTTGGCAACCCGCGCCTGTTGCGCCGCCAGCGCTGGCAGGGCCGTATCGGCCTGTGCCTGGTCGCCAGCCTGTCCGTACTGGCCGGCATGACCGACGCCATCGGCTTCATGGCCACCGGCGACTTCGTCTCCTTCATGAGCGGCAACACCACACGCCTGGCCGTGGCCATCAGCGACGCCGACCTGGCCCTGGTCCTGCACCTGGTGCTGCTGGTACTCACCTTCATCGCCGGCAACGCCCTGGGCATCGTCATCAGCCGCCTGGGCCGGCGCCGAGCCCTGCCGCTACTGCTGTGTATCGCCGTGCTGCTGGGCGTGGCCGCCGCCTGGCCTTTCGCGGAGCGCCTGCCTGCGTTGCTGGCGGCGATCGTCGCCATGGGCATGCTCAACGCGGCCGTCGAGGAAGTGAACGGGCTGCCCGTGGGCCTGACCTATGTCACCGGCGCCCTGTCGCGTTTTGGCCGGGGCCTGGGACGCTGGCTGCTGGGCGAACGGCGCAACGGCTGGCGCGTGCAGCTGGTGCCCTGGACCGGCATGTTCGCCGGGGCCGTGCTGGGCGCCATCCTGGAGCACCATTTCGGCCTCAAGGCGCTGTTCGCCAGCGCGCTGCTGTCCGCGACGCTGGGGCTGCTGTCGCTGAAGATCCCCCATCGCTGGCAACTGGGCTACACGCCACGCTAA
- a CDS encoding TusE/DsrC/DsvC family sulfur relay protein translates to MNALTVGARAIALDKDGYLVNLDDWSAEVADALAAAEQLELTPEHWEILELLRGFYQEFQLSPATRPLIKYTALKLGPDKGNSLHLNRLFNGTPAKLAAKLAGLPKPTNCL, encoded by the coding sequence ATGAATGCACTGACCGTCGGCGCGCGCGCCATCGCCCTGGACAAGGACGGCTACCTGGTGAACCTGGACGACTGGTCCGCCGAGGTGGCCGACGCCCTGGCTGCGGCGGAACAGCTGGAACTGACCCCCGAACACTGGGAAATCCTCGAGCTGCTGCGCGGCTTCTACCAGGAGTTCCAGCTCTCGCCCGCGACCCGTCCGCTGATCAAGTACACCGCCTTGAAGCTGGGCCCGGACAAGGGCAACAGCCTGCACCTGAACCGCCTGTTCAACGGCACTCCCGCCAAACTGGCCGCCAAGCTGGCGGGCCTGCCCAAGCCGACCAATTGCCTATGA
- a CDS encoding GFA family protein — protein MIHRGSCLCGGVRYEIAGALTDVLNCHCSMCRKLHAAAFRTRAKVRTADWKTLCGEHLLSFYESSPGEWKSFCSVCGSSLFTRFDADPQVLGFPLGTLDTDPQVSASRHVFVASKAPWFTITDALPRHETY, from the coding sequence ATGATCCATCGAGGAAGTTGCCTGTGCGGCGGGGTTCGTTACGAAATCGCGGGAGCCTTGACGGATGTCCTGAACTGCCATTGCTCCATGTGCCGCAAACTGCATGCCGCGGCCTTTCGCACGCGCGCCAAGGTCAGGACCGCAGATTGGAAAACCTTGTGCGGGGAACACCTGCTGTCGTTTTATGAATCGTCGCCCGGCGAGTGGAAGAGCTTCTGTTCGGTCTGCGGTTCCAGCCTGTTCACCCGGTTCGACGCCGATCCCCAGGTACTCGGATTTCCCTTGGGCACCCTGGACACCGATCCACAGGTCAGCGCCAGCCGGCATGTCTTTGTCGCCAGCAAAGCGCCCTGGTTCACCATTACCGATGCCCTGCCCAGGCACGAAACCTATTGA
- the cysG gene encoding siroheme synthase CysG encodes MEFLPLFHNLRGSRVLVVGGGEIALRKSRLLADAGALLRVVAPEVEPQLRDLVTASGGECLLRGYVEADLDGCVLIIAATDDEPLNAQVSADAHRRCVPVNVVDAPALCSVIFPAIVDRSPLVIAVSSGGDAPVLARLIRAKLETWIPSTYGQLAGLAARFRNQVKGLFPGVQQRRAFWEEVFQGPIADRQLAGQGEEAERLLRAKIAGEAPDAPGEVYLVGAGPGDPDLLTFRALRLMQQADVVLYDRLVAPAILELCRRDADRVYVGKRRADHALPQEQINQQLVDLARQGKRVLRLKGGDPFIFGRGGEEIEELATHGIPFQVVPGITAASGCAAYAGIPLTHRDYAQSVRFVTGHLKDGTTDLPWADLVAPAQTLVFYMGLVGLPVICEQLIRHGRAADTPAALIQQGTTANQRVFTGTLADLPKLVAEHEVHAPTLVIVGEVVQLRDKLAWFEGAQSQV; translated from the coding sequence ATGGAATTTCTGCCGCTGTTTCATAACCTGCGCGGCAGTCGTGTGTTGGTGGTCGGCGGCGGGGAGATTGCCTTGCGCAAATCCCGCCTGCTGGCCGATGCCGGTGCGCTGCTGCGGGTCGTTGCGCCTGAAGTGGAACCGCAGTTGCGCGACCTGGTGACAGCCAGCGGTGGCGAATGCCTGTTGCGCGGTTATGTCGAGGCGGACCTGGACGGCTGCGTGCTGATCATTGCCGCCACCGACGACGAGCCGCTCAATGCCCAGGTGTCCGCCGACGCCCATCGGCGCTGCGTACCCGTTAACGTGGTGGATGCGCCGGCCCTGTGCAGCGTGATCTTTCCGGCGATCGTCGATCGTTCGCCGCTGGTGATCGCGGTCTCCAGCGGTGGCGATGCGCCGGTGCTGGCGCGGTTGATCCGGGCCAAGCTGGAAACCTGGATTCCCTCGACCTACGGTCAACTGGCCGGCCTGGCCGCGCGTTTTCGCAATCAGGTCAAGGGCCTGTTTCCGGGTGTGCAACAGCGCCGGGCGTTCTGGGAAGAGGTGTTCCAGGGGCCGATCGCCGACCGGCAGCTGGCCGGGCAGGGCGAGGAGGCCGAGCGTCTGTTGCGGGCCAAGATCGCCGGCGAAGCCCCCGATGCGCCGGGCGAGGTGTACCTGGTAGGTGCCGGGCCGGGCGATCCGGATCTCCTGACCTTCCGCGCACTGCGCCTGATGCAGCAAGCCGATGTGGTGCTCTACGACCGCCTGGTGGCGCCGGCGATTCTCGAACTGTGCCGTCGCGATGCCGATCGGGTGTATGTCGGCAAGCGTCGCGCCGATCACGCCTTGCCTCAGGAGCAGATCAACCAGCAACTGGTGGACCTGGCCAGGCAGGGCAAGCGTGTATTGCGGCTCAAGGGCGGCGATCCGTTCATCTTCGGCCGGGGCGGCGAGGAAATCGAAGAGCTGGCGACCCATGGCATTCCGTTCCAGGTGGTGCCGGGCATTACCGCGGCCAGCGGTTGCGCCGCCTATGCCGGGATTCCGCTGACCCATCGCGACTATGCGCAGTCCGTGCGTTTCGTCACCGGGCACCTGAAGGACGGCACCACCGATCTGCCCTGGGCAGACCTGGTCGCGCCCGCACAGACCCTGGTGTTCTACATGGGCCTGGTGGGCTTGCCGGTGATCTGCGAGCAACTGATTCGCCATGGCCGCGCGGCGGATACGCCGGCCGCATTGATCCAGCAGGGCACGACCGCCAACCAGCGGGTGTTCACCGGCACCCTGGCGGATCTGCCGAAGCTGGTGGCGGAGCACGAAGTGCATGCGCCGACCCTGGTGATAGTCGGTGAAGTGGTGCAGCTTCGCGACAAGCTCGCCTGGTTCGAAGGCGCCCAGTCGCAGGTCTGA
- a CDS encoding glutathione S-transferase family protein: MGLLIEGRWHDQWYESSKDGTFQREQAQRRNWVTADGAPGPSGEGGFRAQAGRYHLYVSLACPWAHRTLILRKLKGLEQLIDVSVVSWLMLENGWTFDRARGSSGDPLDHLDFLHQRYTADTRDYTGRVTVPLLWDKQQQRIVSNESAEIIRMFNSAFDGLSGNDLDFYPQPLRKEIDALNERIYPAVNNGVYRAGFATSQQAYDAAFDDVFAELDWLERRLSTQRYLAGEYLTEADIRLFTTLIRFDAVYYGHFKCNLRRIADYPNLSNWLRELYQWPGIAETVDFTHIKGHYYASHRTINPTGIVPKGPAQDFDAAHDRERLKGLGVWRKN, from the coding sequence ATGGGCTTGCTGATCGAAGGACGCTGGCACGACCAGTGGTACGAAAGCAGCAAAGACGGCACGTTCCAGCGCGAACAGGCACAACGCCGCAACTGGGTGACCGCTGACGGCGCGCCGGGCCCGAGCGGCGAAGGCGGCTTTCGCGCCCAGGCCGGCCGCTATCACCTGTACGTCTCCCTCGCCTGCCCCTGGGCCCATCGCACCCTGATCCTGCGCAAGCTCAAGGGCCTGGAACAGCTGATCGATGTCTCGGTGGTCAGTTGGCTGATGCTGGAAAATGGCTGGACGTTCGACCGGGCCCGAGGCTCCAGCGGCGATCCGCTGGATCACCTGGATTTCCTGCACCAGCGCTACACCGCCGACACCCGCGACTACACCGGACGCGTCACCGTGCCGCTGCTGTGGGACAAACAGCAACAACGCATCGTCAGCAACGAATCGGCGGAAATCATCCGCATGTTCAACAGCGCCTTCGACGGCCTGAGCGGCAATGACCTGGACTTCTATCCGCAACCGCTGCGCAAGGAAATCGACGCACTGAACGAGCGCATTTATCCCGCAGTGAACAATGGTGTGTATCGCGCCGGCTTCGCCACCTCGCAACAGGCCTACGACGCCGCCTTCGACGATGTGTTCGCCGAACTCGACTGGCTGGAACGACGCTTGAGCACCCAGCGCTACCTGGCAGGCGAATACCTGACCGAAGCGGACATCCGCCTGTTCACCACGCTGATTCGCTTCGACGCCGTGTATTACGGCCACTTCAAGTGCAACCTGCGACGGATCGCCGACTATCCCAACCTGTCGAACTGGCTGCGGGAGCTGTACCAGTGGCCGGGGATTGCCGAAACCGTCGACTTCACCCATATCAAGGGGCACTACTACGCCAGCCACCGCACCATCAACCCGACCGGCATCGTGCCCAAAGGGCCGGCGCAGGATTTCGATGCTGCCCATGACCGGGAGCGTTTGAAGGGGCTTGGGGTTTGGCGCAAGAATTGA
- a CDS encoding DUF1652 domain-containing protein, with product MLSVSELRQILETAFLPLSCSCTVNADGSLAIRVFEPRSGRVELLLTGVSTEDLTSVRAAANFVAELRTEIRAGRRAFAGGF from the coding sequence ATGCTCTCGGTGAGCGAGCTTCGCCAGATCCTGGAAACCGCGTTCCTGCCGCTGTCCTGCAGTTGCACCGTCAACGCCGACGGATCCCTGGCAATCAGGGTGTTCGAACCGCGAAGCGGGCGGGTCGAGCTGTTGCTGACCGGTGTGTCGACCGAAGACCTGACCAGTGTCCGGGCGGCGGCCAATTTCGTTGCGGAGCTGCGAACGGAAATCAGGGCCGGGCGCCGGGCATTCGCGGGCGGGTTCTAG
- the tusD gene encoding sulfurtransferase complex subunit TusD, which produces MKFAIALFSAPHAPSSRRALAFAQAALAGGHEIVRLFFYQDGVYSASDNIVTPQDELDLPAQWRAFVSEHRLDGVVCIAAALRRGVLNPEEAARYQRPAVNLSAPWELSGLGQLHDAIQAADRLICFGGP; this is translated from the coding sequence ATGAAGTTCGCCATTGCCCTTTTCTCCGCCCCTCATGCGCCGTCCTCGCGCCGTGCCCTGGCCTTTGCCCAGGCAGCGCTGGCCGGCGGCCATGAGATCGTGCGGCTGTTTTTCTACCAGGATGGCGTGTACAGCGCATCGGACAACATCGTCACCCCGCAGGACGAGCTGGACTTGCCCGCCCAGTGGCGGGCCTTTGTCAGCGAGCATCGGCTCGATGGCGTGGTGTGCATTGCCGCGGCCCTGCGCCGTGGGGTGCTGAACCCGGAAGAAGCCGCGCGCTATCAGCGCCCGGCCGTCAACCTGAGCGCGCCCTGGGAACTGTCCGGGCTCGGCCAGTTGCATGATGCGATCCAGGCGGCCGATCGCCTGATCTGTTTCGGAGGGCCATAA
- the tusC gene encoding sulfurtransferase complex subunit TusC yields MAQSLLIISRQAPWSGPAAREALDIVLAGGAFDLPIGLLFLDDGVFQLAPGQQAAAVQQKDLAANLQALSLFGVEQLFACGASVAERGLAPEALNLDDVQVLAPAELGALIDRFDQVITL; encoded by the coding sequence ATGGCGCAATCCCTGCTGATTATCAGCCGCCAGGCCCCCTGGTCCGGCCCTGCCGCCCGCGAAGCCCTGGATATCGTCCTGGCCGGCGGCGCCTTCGACCTGCCGATCGGCCTGCTGTTTCTCGACGACGGCGTGTTCCAACTGGCGCCCGGCCAGCAAGCGGCCGCCGTCCAGCAAAAGGACCTCGCTGCCAACCTGCAGGCCCTGTCGCTGTTCGGTGTCGAGCAACTGTTTGCCTGCGGCGCCAGCGTGGCGGAACGCGGCCTGGCCCCGGAGGCCCTGAACCTGGACGATGTGCAGGTCCTGGCGCCAGCCGAACTCGGCGCACTCATTGACCGTTTTGACCAAGTGATCACCCTCTGA
- the lolA gene encoding outer membrane lipoprotein chaperone LolA yields the protein MRLIRMLLVPVLALTTLSAQADQKDVARLTQLLEKSQTLTARFSQLTLDGSGTQLQETAGDMALKRPGLFYWHTDAPQEQLMVSDGKKVSLWDPDLEQVTIKTLDQRLTQTPALLLSGDVSKISESFDISAKEAGGVVDFILKPKTKDTLFDSLRLSFRNGLVNDMQLIDSVGQRTNILFTGVKANEPIAATKFKFDIPKGADVIQE from the coding sequence ATGCGTCTTATCCGCATGTTGCTGGTACCGGTACTGGCTTTAACGACCCTGTCGGCCCAGGCCGATCAGAAAGACGTGGCGCGTCTGACCCAACTGCTTGAAAAGTCCCAGACCCTGACTGCGCGCTTTTCCCAATTGACCCTCGACGGCAGCGGCACCCAGCTGCAGGAAACCGCCGGCGACATGGCGCTCAAGCGCCCGGGCCTGTTCTACTGGCACACCGACGCGCCGCAGGAACAACTGATGGTTTCCGACGGCAAGAAAGTTTCCCTGTGGGACCCGGACCTGGAGCAGGTCACCATCAAGACCCTGGACCAGCGCCTGACCCAGACCCCGGCGCTGTTGTTGTCGGGCGATGTGTCGAAAATCAGCGAGAGTTTCGATATCAGCGCCAAGGAAGCCGGCGGCGTGGTCGATTTCATTCTCAAGCCGAAGACCAAGGACACGCTGTTCGACAGCCTGCGCCTGTCGTTCCGCAATGGCCTGGTCAATGACATGCAACTGATCGACAGCGTTGGGCAGCGCACCAATATCCTGTTCACCGGGGTCAAGGCCAACGAGCCGATCGCCGCTACCAAGTTCAAGTTCGACATCCCCAAGGGTGCCGATGTGATTCAAGAATAA
- a CDS encoding glycosyl transferase family protein, whose product MTDFAPLTTETPAEHPFAQFVRILGKGKRGARSLTREEAREAMGMLLDEQVEDTQLGAFLMLLRHKEESPEELAGFTEALRERLQAPPIRVDLDWPSYAGKKRHLPWFLLAAKCLAQNGVRILLHGGGAHTAGRLYTEQLLEQLQIPLCRDWQAVGSALDRGNLAFIPLGDWAPQLQRMIDLRNTLGLRSPIHSLARILNPLGARCGLQSIFHPGYQGVHRDASGLLGDNVIVIKGDGGEIEINPDSASHLYGTTGGVSWDEEWPALSAQRHVKPASLDPAHLAAIWRGEVQDSYPQLALIATMALALRGLGTPREQAFVQAQAYWDARDRSI is encoded by the coding sequence ATGACCGACTTCGCCCCGCTGACCACCGAAACGCCCGCCGAACATCCTTTCGCGCAATTCGTGCGCATCCTCGGCAAAGGCAAACGCGGCGCCCGCAGCCTCACCCGCGAAGAAGCCCGGGAAGCCATGGGCATGCTGCTCGACGAGCAAGTCGAGGACACCCAGCTCGGCGCCTTCCTGATGCTGTTGCGGCACAAGGAGGAAAGCCCGGAGGAACTGGCCGGCTTTACCGAGGCCCTGCGCGAGCGCCTGCAGGCGCCGCCGATCCGGGTCGACCTGGACTGGCCCAGCTACGCCGGTAAAAAGCGCCACCTGCCCTGGTTCCTGCTGGCCGCCAAGTGCCTGGCGCAGAACGGCGTGCGCATCCTGCTGCATGGCGGTGGTGCCCACACGGCCGGCCGGCTGTACACCGAGCAATTGCTGGAACAGTTGCAGATCCCGCTGTGCCGCGACTGGCAGGCAGTCGGCAGCGCCCTGGACCGGGGCAACCTGGCCTTCATCCCGCTGGGCGACTGGGCGCCGCAACTGCAACGCATGATCGACTTGCGCAACACCCTGGGCCTGCGCTCGCCGATCCACTCGCTGGCGCGCATCCTCAATCCGCTGGGCGCGCGCTGCGGCCTGCAAAGCATCTTCCACCCCGGTTACCAGGGCGTACACCGCGACGCCAGCGGCCTGTTGGGCGACAACGTCATTGTGATCAAGGGCGATGGCGGCGAAATCGAGATCAATCCGGACAGCGCCAGCCATCTGTATGGCACCACCGGCGGCGTGAGCTGGGATGAGGAATGGCCGGCGCTGTCCGCCCAGCGCCATGTGAAACCGGCTTCCCTCGACCCGGCGCACCTGGCTGCCATCTGGCGTGGCGAGGTGCAGGACAGCTACCCGCAACTGGCCTTGATCGCCACCATGGCCCTGGCCCTGCGCGGGCTCGGCACACCGCGGGAGCAAGCGTTCGTGCAGGCCCAGGCCTACTGGGACGCACGGGACAGATCGATCTAG
- a CDS encoding replication-associated recombination protein A: MDLFRSDPIAQPLAARLRPANLDEYVGQEHVLARGKPLREALEQGALHSMIFWGPPGVGKTTLARLLAKVSDAHFETVSAVLAGVKEIRQAVEIAKQQAAQYGRRTILFVDEVHRFNKSQQDAFLPYVEDGTLIFIGATTENPSFELNNALLSRARVYVLKSLDEAALHKLVQRALTEERGLGKRQLSLSDEGFQMLLAAADGDGRRLLNLLENASDLAEDGTQIGVELLQSLLGDTRRRFDKGGEAFYDQISALHKSVRGSNPDGALYWFARMLDGGCDPLYLARRVVRMASEDIGNADPRALSLCLAAWDVQERLGSPEGELAVAQAITYLACAPKSNAVYMGFKTAMRSAAEHGSLEVPLHLRNAPTKLMKQLGYGDEYRYAHDEPDAYAAGEDYFPEELEPQAFYQPVPRGLELKIGEKLKHLAELDRTSPKQRRKP; encoded by the coding sequence ATGGATCTGTTTCGCAGTGACCCGATCGCCCAACCCCTGGCCGCGCGCTTGCGCCCGGCCAATCTGGACGAGTATGTCGGTCAGGAGCATGTGCTCGCCCGAGGCAAGCCGCTGCGCGAGGCGTTGGAGCAGGGGGCCCTGCATTCGATGATCTTCTGGGGGCCGCCGGGGGTGGGCAAGACCACCCTGGCGCGGCTCCTGGCGAAAGTCTCGGACGCGCACTTCGAGACTGTCTCGGCGGTGCTGGCCGGGGTCAAGGAGATCCGCCAGGCGGTGGAGATCGCCAAGCAGCAGGCGGCCCAGTACGGGCGCCGGACCATCCTATTCGTCGATGAAGTGCACCGCTTCAACAAGTCCCAGCAGGACGCCTTCCTGCCCTATGTCGAGGACGGCACGCTGATTTTCATCGGCGCGACCACGGAAAACCCGTCCTTCGAGCTGAACAACGCGCTGTTGTCCCGGGCCCGGGTGTATGTGCTCAAGAGCCTCGACGAGGCCGCCCTGCACAAGCTGGTGCAGCGGGCGCTGACCGAAGAGCGCGGGCTGGGCAAGCGCCAGCTGAGCCTCAGTGACGAAGGCTTCCAGATGTTGCTGGCAGCGGCGGACGGCGACGGTCGCCGCTTGCTCAACCTGCTGGAAAACGCGTCGGACCTTGCCGAGGACGGCACGCAAATCGGGGTCGAGCTGCTGCAAAGCCTGCTGGGCGACACCCGGCGGCGTTTCGACAAGGGCGGTGAAGCCTTCTACGACCAGATATCGGCGCTGCACAAATCGGTCCGTGGCTCCAACCCGGACGGCGCCCTGTACTGGTTCGCGCGGATGCTCGACGGCGGTTGCGACCCGCTGTACCTGGCGCGGCGGGTGGTGCGCATGGCTAGCGAGGACATCGGCAATGCCGATCCGCGGGCGCTGAGCCTGTGCCTGGCCGCCTGGGACGTACAGGAGCGCCTGGGCAGCCCCGAGGGCGAGCTGGCGGTGGCCCAGGCCATTACCTACCTTGCCTGCGCGCCGAAAAGCAATGCAGTGTACATGGGCTTCAAGACCGCCATGCGCAGCGCCGCCGAGCATGGGTCGCTGGAGGTGCCGCTGCACCTGCGCAACGCCCCGACCAAGCTGATGAAGCAACTGGGCTATGGCGACGAATACCGCTATGCCCACGATGAACCGGACGCCTACGCGGCCGGCGAAGACTATTTTCCCGAGGAGCTGGAGCCGCAGGCTTTCTATCAGCCCGTGCCTCGCGGCCTGGAGTTGAAGATCGGCGAGAAGCTCAAGCATCTGGCGGAACTTGACCGAACCAGCCCCAAGCAACGGAGAAAACCGTGA
- the crcB gene encoding fluoride efflux transporter CrcB translates to MIPLIVAVSAGGIAGTLLRFAAGNWINANWPRHFYTATLAVNIVGCLLIGVLYGLFLIRPEVPVEVRAGLIVGFLGGLTTFSSFSLDTVRLLESGQVPLALGYAAISVFGGLLATWAGLSLTKL, encoded by the coding sequence GTGATTCCATTGATCGTTGCCGTCTCGGCAGGCGGCATTGCCGGCACCTTGTTGCGTTTTGCCGCCGGTAACTGGATCAACGCCAATTGGCCGCGGCACTTCTATACCGCGACGCTGGCCGTTAATATCGTGGGCTGCCTGCTGATCGGCGTGTTGTACGGCCTGTTTCTGATCCGCCCGGAAGTGCCCGTCGAGGTGCGCGCCGGGTTGATCGTGGGCTTCCTCGGTGGCCTGACGACTTTTTCATCCTTTTCACTGGATACGGTGCGTCTGCTGGAAAGCGGACAGGTACCGCTAGCCCTGGGCTATGCGGCTATCAGCGTATTCGGCGGGCTGCTCGCGACCTGGGCCGGCCTGTCCCTGACCAAACTTTGA